Proteins from a genomic interval of Diaphorobacter sp. HDW4A:
- a CDS encoding ABC transporter ATP-binding protein, whose amino-acid sequence MQSSSTSSAGNTLSTHALKAFYGDAQALFGVDIELRPSELVAVIGANGAGKSTLLKCLTGLVAATPDSVRWKGQPIGGVHPSRIVKDGIAMVPEGRRLFPSLTIQENLLMGAQAKREGPWNLQRVYGLFPILKEKRAISPASLSGGQQQMVAIGRALMSNPELLLCDEISLGLAPVVIREIYDAMPAITAEGMSVVIVEQDISMAQKVSQRLYCLQEGRVSLAGASSELSREAIGQAYFGV is encoded by the coding sequence ATGCAGTCATCTTCCACATCATCCGCCGGGAACACGCTGTCCACCCATGCGCTCAAGGCCTTCTACGGCGACGCGCAGGCGCTGTTCGGCGTCGACATCGAATTGCGTCCGTCTGAGCTGGTCGCGGTGATCGGTGCCAACGGCGCGGGCAAGTCCACGTTGCTCAAGTGCCTCACGGGCCTCGTCGCCGCAACGCCCGACAGCGTGCGCTGGAAGGGCCAGCCGATTGGCGGCGTGCACCCCTCGCGCATCGTCAAGGATGGCATCGCGATGGTGCCCGAAGGCCGTCGCCTGTTCCCCTCGCTTACCATCCAAGAGAACCTGCTCATGGGAGCGCAGGCCAAGCGCGAGGGGCCTTGGAATCTGCAGCGCGTCTACGGGCTGTTTCCCATCCTCAAGGAAAAGCGAGCGATTTCGCCCGCTTCACTGTCGGGCGGCCAGCAGCAGATGGTGGCGATTGGCCGCGCGCTGATGAGCAATCCCGAATTGCTGCTGTGCGACGAAATCTCGCTGGGCCTTGCGCCCGTGGTCATCCGCGAGATCTACGACGCCATGCCCGCGATCACCGCCGAGGGCATGTCGGTGGTGATCGTCGAGCAGGACATTTCGATGGCGCAGAAGGTTTCGCAGCGCCTCTATTGTCTGCAGGAAGGGCGCGTGTCGCTTGCCGGCGCATCGTCAGAACTGTCGCGCGAGGCCATTGGCCAAGCGTATTTCGGAGTCTGA
- a CDS encoding branched-chain amino acid ABC transporter permease codes for MDMIISGVLLGGLYGLFALGLSLMFGIMRLTNTAHGDFMVLAAYAVLSFASLGLPAWLALATTLPLAWLLGFVLQRHVLNGVLGKDPLPSLVVTFGMSVFIQNLLLQVFSADPRSVDTGAFATESFTLGAGMSIGVLPLLILALAVGCTAGLQWMFRATDLGRSFRAVSDDREIAELMGLNARTVYALATALAFMLVALAGGLQSMRTTVAPTDGPLLLLFAFEAVIIGGMGSFWGTLAGAMLLGIVQQIGFRIDPGWGIWAGHLMFLLVLAVRPQGLFPKTR; via the coding sequence ATGGACATGATCATCAGTGGCGTGCTGCTCGGCGGTCTCTACGGCCTGTTCGCATTGGGCCTGTCGCTGATGTTCGGCATCATGCGGCTCACCAACACAGCGCACGGTGACTTCATGGTGCTCGCGGCCTATGCCGTGCTGTCGTTCGCGAGTCTGGGGCTGCCCGCATGGCTGGCGCTGGCGACCACCTTGCCGCTGGCCTGGTTGCTCGGCTTCGTGCTCCAGCGCCACGTGCTCAACGGCGTGCTCGGCAAGGACCCGCTGCCCTCGCTGGTCGTTACCTTCGGCATGTCGGTGTTCATCCAGAACCTGCTGCTGCAGGTGTTCTCGGCCGACCCGCGCTCGGTCGACACCGGCGCTTTCGCCACCGAGTCATTCACGCTCGGCGCGGGCATGAGCATCGGTGTGCTGCCGTTGCTGATCCTCGCGCTCGCGGTGGGCTGCACGGCGGGGCTGCAGTGGATGTTCCGCGCCACCGACCTCGGCCGCTCGTTCCGCGCCGTCTCCGACGACCGCGAGATCGCCGAGCTCATGGGCCTGAATGCGCGCACCGTCTATGCGCTTGCCACCGCGCTGGCCTTCATGCTCGTAGCGCTGGCCGGTGGTCTGCAGAGCATGCGCACCACGGTCGCACCCACCGACGGGCCACTACTGCTGCTCTTTGCCTTCGAGGCCGTGATCATCGGCGGCATGGGCAGTTTCTGGGGCACGCTGGCCGGAGCGATGCTCTTGGGCATCGTGCAGCAGATCGGCTTTCGCATTGACCCGGGCTGGGGCATCTGGGCGGGGCATCTGATGTTCCTGCTGGTGCTCGCCGTGCGGCCACAGGGACTGTTCCCCAAAACACGTTGA
- a CDS encoding intradiol ring-cleavage dioxygenase produces the protein MKNIDHLSITPEVIARFADCSEPRLKFLLTELVQSLHDYARKVELTELELMAAIGFLTATGQKCDDKRQEFILLSDVLGLSMLAVAQNNKFPPEATEATVFGPFYVDGAPSYAHGDDIANGAQGEPLYVTATVSDLHGKPIVNALVHTWQADSDGFYDVQRPDQDMQARGNFRTDGEGRIHFRSILPVAYPVPTDGPVGDILRASGRHPWRPAHVHFMIEAPGYRTLVTHIFREGDQYLESDVVFGVRSSLVAQMPRREAGALTPLGEASTRAFHTLDVQFRLTDAT, from the coding sequence ATGAAAAACATCGACCACCTGAGCATCACCCCTGAGGTCATCGCGCGCTTTGCCGACTGCAGCGAGCCGCGCCTCAAATTCCTGTTGACCGAGCTGGTGCAGAGCCTGCACGACTACGCCCGCAAGGTCGAGTTGACCGAACTAGAGCTGATGGCCGCCATCGGCTTTCTCACCGCCACCGGCCAGAAGTGCGACGACAAGCGCCAGGAGTTCATCCTGCTGAGCGACGTGCTCGGCCTCTCGATGCTCGCCGTCGCGCAGAACAACAAGTTCCCGCCCGAAGCCACTGAGGCCACGGTGTTCGGCCCGTTCTACGTGGACGGCGCGCCAAGCTACGCTCACGGCGACGACATCGCCAATGGCGCGCAGGGCGAGCCGCTCTACGTCACCGCCACGGTGAGCGACCTGCACGGCAAGCCCATCGTCAACGCCTTGGTCCACACCTGGCAGGCGGACAGCGACGGTTTCTACGACGTGCAGCGCCCAGATCAGGACATGCAGGCGCGCGGCAACTTCCGCACCGATGGGGAAGGGCGCATCCATTTCCGCTCCATCCTGCCCGTCGCCTACCCCGTGCCCACCGACGGCCCGGTCGGCGACATCCTGCGCGCCTCCGGTCGTCACCCGTGGCGCCCCGCGCATGTCCACTTCATGATCGAGGCCCCGGGTTACCGGACACTGGTGACCCACATCTTTCGAGAAGGCGACCAGTATCTTGAAAGCGATGTCGTGTTCGGCGTGCGCTCCTCGCTGGTGGCGCAGATGCCAAGGCGCGAGGCGGGCGCGCTGACGCCGCTCGGTGAGGCTTCAACGCGGGCGTTTCATACGCTCGATGTGCAGTTCCGGCTCACCGACGCGACTTGA
- a CDS encoding branched-chain amino acid ABC transporter permease has product MTEATLPGFQVLRQTRASQSFAVVGAVLVIAAASLPFWGESSWMREFVEIACYFIFAMMWNLLAGYGGMVSIGQQAFFGFGGYVMLMLGNFWGVNPFVGIVLGALASALIAIPVSRLAFRLQGGYFAIGTWVIAEVFRLSFSNISAVGGGSGTTLTALRGISKFTRESTTYWMALVCVVLVVVLVYLFLRSKRGLALLAIRDNEVAAKSQGIDVGRMKLAVYIVAAFGAGLAGALYFVGNLRISPNAAFSVNWTAFAIFMVMIGGLGCIEGPIIGAMLFWALNKCFADYGSWYLMGLGLLAIVVTIQFKQGLWGYAQQRWGWSLFPTARQLKLDVANTRR; this is encoded by the coding sequence ATGACAGAAGCAACCCTTCCCGGATTCCAGGTGCTGCGTCAGACGCGCGCCAGCCAGAGCTTTGCCGTGGTCGGTGCGGTGCTGGTGATCGCCGCGGCCAGTCTCCCGTTCTGGGGCGAATCGAGCTGGATGCGTGAGTTCGTCGAGATCGCCTGCTACTTCATTTTCGCGATGATGTGGAACCTGCTCGCCGGTTACGGCGGCATGGTGTCCATCGGGCAGCAGGCGTTCTTCGGCTTTGGCGGCTATGTGATGCTCATGCTCGGCAATTTCTGGGGCGTGAATCCGTTCGTCGGTATCGTGCTCGGCGCGCTGGCGTCTGCGCTCATCGCGATTCCCGTCTCGCGTCTGGCGTTCCGGTTGCAGGGCGGCTATTTCGCCATCGGCACCTGGGTCATCGCCGAGGTCTTCCGCCTGAGTTTTTCCAACATCTCGGCGGTCGGCGGCGGCTCGGGGACAACGCTCACCGCGCTGCGCGGCATCAGCAAGTTCACCCGCGAATCGACCACCTACTGGATGGCGCTGGTCTGCGTGGTGCTGGTGGTGGTGCTGGTCTATCTGTTTCTGCGCAGCAAGCGTGGCCTCGCGTTGCTCGCCATTCGCGATAACGAAGTAGCGGCCAAGTCGCAGGGCATCGACGTGGGGCGCATGAAGCTCGCGGTCTACATCGTCGCGGCCTTTGGCGCGGGGCTGGCTGGGGCGCTGTATTTCGTCGGCAACCTGCGCATCAGCCCGAACGCCGCGTTCAGCGTGAACTGGACGGCCTTCGCGATCTTCATGGTGATGATCGGCGGGCTCGGCTGCATTGAAGGACCGATCATCGGCGCGATGCTGTTCTGGGCGCTCAACAAATGCTTTGCGGACTACGGCAGCTGGTATCTCATGGGGCTCGGGTTACTCGCAATAGTCGTGACCATCCAGTTCAAGCAAGGTCTGTGGGGCTACGCACAGCAGCGCTGGGGCTGGTCCCTGTTTCCCACGGCGCGGCAATTGAAGCTCGACGTCGCAAACACAAGGAGATGA